The Salvelinus namaycush isolate Seneca chromosome 28, SaNama_1.0, whole genome shotgun sequence genome contains a region encoding:
- the LOC120023372 gene encoding potassium voltage-gated channel subfamily S member 3-like gives MLYGQILHRRGTDESFLNLNVGGFKQRVERSILQRFPRTRLGCLLGCVSEEAILELCDDFSPTDKEYYFDRNPRFFRYVLNFYHTGKIHLMEELCVFSFSQEIEYWGIKALHLDSCCSNKFQEQREFAEDKDWDRRSDEQHQQFGSIDSSMEDLSTIDQDLEKFEGTWCSEVRKNIWLCLENPGYSRLAKVIAVASLAMVLTSIVAMCIHSIPEFHQVDLNDKEIEDPVLAIFEAVCVVSFSVEFLVRLSVAPCPRKFLSNVLNIIDFVSIVPFYATLAFETVDEENEELENVGKVVQILRLMRIFRILKLARHSAGLRSLGATLRHSYHEVGLLMLFLYVGISIFSALIYFVEKESEESDITTIPVGWWWATISMTTVGYGDTCPVTVLGKLVATLCIICGLLVVALPITIIFNKFSMYYQRQKAMDADQSNNEAELCNSNDSKIPDPSIPYFNVGDMYTQKMNSFIGSISVRSSVGNDKDTDISSIQDGETTCILRGT, from the coding sequence ATGCTGTATGGCCAGATCCTTCACAGGCGTGGCACAGACGAAAGCTTCCTCAACCTTAATGTGGGCGGCTTTAAGCAGCGCGTGGAGCGCAGCATCCTGCAGCGCTTCCCCAGGACCCGCCTGGGGTGCCTGTTGGGCTGTGTCTCCGAGGAGGCCATCCTGGAGCTTTGCGATGACTTCAGCCCCACCGACAAGGAGTACTACTTTGACCGCAACCCGCGTTTCTTCCGCTATGTCCTTAACTTCTACCACACGGGCAAGATCCACCTGATGGAGGAGCTGTGTGTCTTCTCCTTCAGCCAGGAGATTGAGTACTGGGGCATCAAGGCGCTCCACCTGGACTCCTGCTGCAGCAACAAGTTTCAGGAGCAGAGGGAGTTTGCAGAGGACAAGGACTGGGACCGGAGGAGTGATGAGCAACATCAGCAGTTTGGGAGCATTGACTCATCCATGGAGGATCTCTCAACTATAGACCAGGACTTGGAGAAGTTTGAGGGCACCTGGTGCTCGGAGGTCCGCAAGAACATCTGGCTGTGCCTGGAGAACCCGGGCTACTCACGTTTGGCCAAGGTGATCGCCGTGGCCTCGCTGGCCATGGTGCTGACCTCCATCGTGGCCATGTGCATCCACAGCATTCCCGAGTTCCACCAGGTGGACCTCAATGACAAGGAGATTGAAGACCCAGTGCTGGCTATCTTCGAGGCTGTGTGCGTTGTCAGCTTCTCTGTGGAGTTCCTGGTGCGGCTTTCCGTGGCACCGTGCCCCCGGAAGTTCCTGAGTAACGTGCTCAACATCATTGACTTTGTGTCCATCGTGCCTTTCTACGCCACGTTGGCCTTTGAGACGGTGGACGAGGAGAACGAGGAGCTGGAAAACGTGGGGAAGGTGGTACAGATCCTGCGGCTGATGCGCATCTTCCGCATCCTCAAGCTGGCACGCCACTCAGCGGGGCTGCGCTCGCTGGGTGCCACGCTAAGGCATAGCTACCATGAGGTGGGCCTCCTGATGCTCTTTCTCTATGTGGGTATTTCCATCTTCTCCGCCCTCATCTACTTTGTGGAGAAGGAGTCAGAGGAGTCAGACATAACGACCATCCCTGTGGGCTGGTGGTGGGCCACTATTAGCATGACGACGGTGGGCTACGGCGACACCTGCCCAGTGACGGTGTTAGGGAAGCTAGTGGCAACCCTGTGCATCATCTGTGGGCTGCTGGTGGTGGCTCTGCCCATCACCATTATCTTCAACAAGTTCTCCATGTACTACCAAAGGCAAAAGGCCATGGATGCCGATCAGAGCAATAACGAGGCGGAGCTATGCAATAGTAACGATAGTAAGATCCCCGACCCCAGTATACCTTACTTTAATGTCGGGGACATGTACACCCAAAAGATGAACTCATTCATCGGCAGTATCTCTGTCAGGAGCAGCGTCGGCAATGATAAGGACACAGACATCTCGAGTATCCAGGATGGAGAGACGACTTGTATCCTGAGGGGCACTTGA